One Gossypium hirsutum isolate 1008001.06 chromosome A11, Gossypium_hirsutum_v2.1, whole genome shotgun sequence genomic window carries:
- the LOC107962756 gene encoding TMV resistance protein N, with product MARMLPSLSGLSSLRELNLRDCNLCEGDIPRDISGLSSLIHLDLSGNNFISIPVSFTRLSKLKLLALSDCLNLKLLPKLLTSIKTVWIDGCASLEVVVSPSKVSNLVDSAAVNAINCFKLAENIYALTLQKTHLKAFANSRKMFDITMPGSEIPEWFDIIMPGSGISEWFSQQKKRLFN from the exons ATGGCTCGGATGTTACCTTCACTGTCAGGTTTGAGTTCATTAAGAGAGTTGAATCTAAGGGACTGCAATCTTTGTGAAGGAGATATTCCACGTGATATTTCTGGTCTATCTTCTTTGATACATCTTGATCTTAGTGGTAACAATTTCATCAGCATACCTGTATCTTTTACTCGACTCTCAAAGCTTAAATTGCTTGCATTATCAGATTGCTTGAATCTTAAATTGTTGCCTAAACTTCTAACAAGTATAAAAACGGTGTGGATAGATGGTTGTGCTTCACTTGAAGTAGTTGTAAGTCCATCAAAAGTAAGCAATTTAGTGGATTCGGCTGCCGTTAACGCCATTAACTGCTTCAAATTGGCTGAGAATATCTATGCATTAACACTGCAGAAAACACATCTTAAG GCATTTGCAAATTCaaggaaaatgtttgatattacTATGCCTGGAAGTGAAATCCCAGAATGGTTTGATATTATTATGCCCGGAAGTGGAATCTCAGAATGGTTTAGCCAACAAAAAAAGCGACTCTTCAATTGA
- the LOC121209443 gene encoding disease resistance protein RUN1-like, with the protein MLSRKKVLVVLDDVDNIQHLKCLVGRHDWFGLGSRIIVTTRDEHLLQSCQVDDVYIPTTLDYTDALQLFNLTAFHSDIVLKDDFIELSYHVISYADGLPLALKVLGSFLCGRDVTQWRSAIERLKRDSNEEILNKLRISFDGLEEREKNIFLDIACFFNGEKKDFVMKVLDGCEFFPDIGIDVLIKKSLIKVDDDNQYLWMHDLLQEMRRKIVREKSIDKPGKCCRLWKETDVYHILTKTL; encoded by the exons ATGTTGTCTCGCAAAAAGGTTCTTGTTGTTCTTGATGATGTTGATAACATACAACACTTAAAATGCTTGGTTGGAAGGCATGATTGGTTCGGATTAGGGAGTAGAATCATTGTAACAACAAGAGATGAACATTTGCTTCAATCTTGCCAAGTTGATGATGTGTATATACCCACAAC ATTGGATTACACAGATGCGCTTCAACTTTTCAATTTGACAGCTTTCCATAGTGATATAGTGCTGAAAGATGATTTCATTGAGCTTTCTTACCATGTTATAAGTTATGCTGATGGGCTCCCATTAGCTCTTAAAGTTTTAGGTTCCTTTTTATGCGGTAGAGATGTGACTCAATGGAGAAGTGCGATTGAAAGACTTAAAAGAGATTCTAATGAAGAAATTCTTAATAAACTTCGAATTAGTTTTGATGGATtggaagaaagagagaaaaatatatTTCTAGATATAGCATGCTTCTTCAATGGGGAGAAGAAAGATTTTGTAATGAAAGTATTAGATGGTTGTGAGTTTTTCCCCGATATTGGAATTGACGTTCTCattaaaaaatctttaataaaagtCGATGATGACAACCAATATTTGTGGATGCATGACTTGTTGCaagaaatgagaagaaaaatTGTTAGAGAAAAATCTATTGATAAACCTGGAAAATGTTGCAGATTGTGGAAGGAAACGGATGTCTATCATATCCTAACAAAAACACTATAA